The stretch of DNA TCCTCATAAGAAAGGGCGCCACCTAGGTTCGCCGTTAGCGCAATTTTGCCTCCCTCGAAGCTCTTCTGCTGCGCTTCTAGTGAGCTGTAACTGAAATCGCTGAAATCACCCTTCGCGTTGCCCACGAGTCCGGCGTGGCATGCATCGAGAATGAGAACGACGTGCCGAGCCTTTAGGCCGAGTGCCCATTCACGGAGATGTTTGAGACGGAGCGCAGTTGAGTCGAGATTTTGGAGATCGGAGTCGTGAAGCAATAGAAAGACCTGATCCGGAGCGCCGGGTAATCTTGAAACCGTGTCCGGAAAAGAAGAACAGGACAAGATCATTTTCTCCGACTGCGCCGACCGTAGCAAAGGCTGCTTCAAGCTCTCGGTGTCCAGCCTTTGCGCCAACGAGATCGACGACTTCCCATCCCCTTCCAAGCCCCCCCTCTCGTATGACCCCGGCAACGTCCGCTGCGTCCTTGTCTGCAAATTGCAAATCGACAAGGCCAACTTGGTTGCTAGGGACCTCACTTCGAGCCGGCAGGTTCTTATAGTCGGCGATGCCGACAACGACAGCAATCTTGCGATTGTAGGGAAGGTCCCGAGGCCCATTCGCGTCTGCGGGTTTAGGGTTCGGCGTAGCGCCTTTGCTAGCTAAAAGGTCAGCGCTTTTGACGCTATCGACCGGTCCGTCCTGATAAAGTGTCAAAACCGCTTCAAGCCGAACCGACTGCACTAGAAAAGGATAACGCGAGCTGTCGTACTTGCTCCAGAGCGTTCGGGCAAGAGCTTCATCGGGATTAAATCGTCTCGACTGAATGATGCGGTATAAGGCGATAAGCTCCTGCTGGTCCTCAGCTGACCCTATTGCGCTCGCTAAATCCGCAAGGGTTTGGCTGCGCCACTTGCGGATATTGGCAATTACCGGGTCGACCTGGGCCTGGCCTTCAAACAGGCTCCGGTAGATCGTCTTGAGGTATTCATCGGTCGCTTGGGACGCCTCGGCGAGAAGGGATGGCCATCTGGGATCGTCTTTGGAGAATCCAGCCGCCACCCACGATTTGAGCCGAAGAGGGTCCAGTCGCTCGTTTGGGGGGCTCCCCGCAGGATCAACCTCCGCTCCGGCCGCAATCAGCAATTCTGCAATTTCGTGAAACCCGCCTCCGAGGTGATACCAACTCAAGGCCGCATCGAGCGGACGCTCCAGTAGGTTAGGAGGATCAGCCTTCGGCGGCGCGGGAGAGGCACCCCGCCGAAGTAGAAGCATCACGGTTTCGACGTGTCCTGCTTCCGCCGCTGCGGCTAGCGCATACTGGCCCATGTAAGGCACGTTTGGGTCGAGCCCGCGATCCAGCAAGGCACGTACGAGCCGGGAATGTCCAGCCCGGCTAGCATCAATGAATCGATTGTAAAGCTCTTATCCTCGATAAACCGGTTTTCCGGCCCGAGTCGGCCGCAAGGATCCGAAGTGAAGCATCTTCGAAACGGGCAATTGCGGCTTGCTGGCTCCAGTACATTATTGGGACGCAGATATACGGTAGGCGGTTTTCCGCTCAGGATGGAGCCGACCTGATCGGCAGGAAGCCCTCCTCATCGACCTCCAGGGCGTCGGACCAGACGTAGTCGCCGGTAATATTGATATGGTCCCAGCCCAACGGCGACAGTTTGGGGATCATCTTCTCATCGAATGGCCTGCCTTGCCGGCGCATGGCCTCCGTGATCCGTCCGAGATACCGGCAATTGAAGAGTACGATGGC from Rhizobium sp. 007 encodes:
- a CDS encoding ankyrin repeat domain-containing protein, with product MDASRAGHSRLVRALLDRGLDPNVPYMGQYALAAAAEAGHVETVMLLLRRGASPAPPKADPPNLLERPLDAALSWYHLGGGFHEIAELLIAAGAEVDPAGSPPNERLDPLRLKSWVAAGFSKDDPRWPSLLAEASQATDEYLKTIYRSLFEGQAQVDPVIANIRKWRSQTLADLASAIGSAEDQQELIALYRIIQSRRFNPDEALARTLWSKYDSSRYPFLVQSVRLEAVLTLYQDGPVDSVKSADLLASKGATPNPKPADANGPRDLPYNRKIAVVVGIADYKNLPARSEVPSNQVGLVDLQFADKDAADVAGVIREGGLGRGWEVVDLVGAKAGHRELEAAFATVGAVGENDLVLFFFSGHGFKITRRSGSGLSIASRLRSPKSRLNCAPSQTSP